A stretch of the Thermus thermophilus genome encodes the following:
- a CDS encoding acyl-CoA dehydrogenase family protein, with protein sequence MTEEKKLWQKGGGWLLEVPERVYTPEDFDESVKEIARTTRTFVEREVLPLLERMEHGELELNVPLMRKAGELGLLAIDVPEEYGGLDLPKVISTVVAEELSGSGGFSVTYGAHTSIGTLPLVYFGTEEQKRKYLPKLASGEWIAAYCLTEPGSGSDALAAKTRATLSEDGKYYILNGVKQWISNAGFAHLFTVFAKVDGEHFTAFLVERGTPGLSFGPEEKKMGIKASSTRQVILEDVKVPVENVLGEVGKGHKIAFNVLNVGRYKLGAGAVGGAKRALELSAQYANQRVQFGRPIGRFGLIQQKLGEMASRIYAAESAVYRTVGLIDEALAGKKGPEAVMAGIEEYAVEASIIKVLGSEVLDYVVDEGVQIHGGYGYSQEYPIERAYRDARINRIFEGTNEINRLLIPGMLLRRALKGQLPLLQAASRLQKELLEPSFEEPEDLELHQVQNLKKLALMVAGLAVQKYGQGVEEEQEVLGAVADILIDAYAAESALLRARRLGGLAEVLARIYLAQALDRAQAGALSVLPRLVEGDEARVVYSAARRLTKREPLDLVALRRQAAEAVLEAGGYPIPR encoded by the coding sequence ATGACCGAGGAGAAGAAGCTTTGGCAAAAAGGCGGCGGCTGGCTTCTTGAGGTCCCGGAGCGGGTCTACACCCCCGAGGACTTTGACGAGAGCGTCAAGGAGATCGCCCGCACCACCCGCACCTTCGTGGAGCGGGAGGTGCTTCCCCTTCTGGAGCGCATGGAGCACGGGGAGCTTGAGCTCAACGTGCCCCTGATGCGCAAGGCGGGGGAGCTCGGGCTTCTTGCCATTGACGTCCCTGAGGAGTACGGCGGCCTGGACCTGCCCAAGGTGATCTCCACCGTGGTGGCCGAGGAGCTTTCGGGAAGCGGGGGCTTCTCCGTCACCTACGGCGCCCACACCTCCATCGGCACCCTGCCCCTCGTCTACTTCGGCACGGAAGAGCAGAAGCGGAAGTACCTCCCCAAGCTCGCAAGCGGCGAGTGGATCGCCGCCTACTGCCTCACGGAGCCGGGCTCGGGTTCCGACGCCCTCGCCGCCAAGACCCGGGCCACGCTTTCTGAGGACGGCAAGTACTACATCCTGAATGGGGTCAAACAGTGGATCTCCAACGCGGGCTTCGCCCACCTCTTCACCGTCTTCGCCAAGGTGGACGGGGAGCACTTCACCGCCTTCCTGGTGGAGCGGGGCACCCCCGGCCTCTCCTTCGGCCCCGAGGAGAAGAAGATGGGCATCAAGGCCTCCAGCACCCGCCAGGTGATCCTGGAGGACGTCAAGGTGCCCGTGGAGAACGTCCTCGGGGAGGTGGGCAAGGGGCACAAGATCGCCTTCAACGTCCTCAACGTGGGCCGCTACAAGCTCGGGGCGGGGGCCGTGGGCGGGGCGAAGCGGGCCCTGGAGCTTTCCGCCCAGTACGCCAACCAGCGGGTGCAGTTCGGCCGCCCCATCGGCCGCTTCGGCCTCATCCAGCAGAAGCTCGGCGAGATGGCGAGCCGCATCTACGCCGCCGAGAGCGCCGTCTACCGCACCGTGGGCCTCATTGACGAGGCCCTCGCGGGGAAGAAGGGCCCCGAGGCGGTGATGGCGGGCATTGAGGAGTACGCCGTGGAGGCCAGCATCATCAAGGTGCTGGGCTCCGAGGTGCTGGACTACGTGGTGGACGAGGGGGTGCAGATCCACGGGGGCTACGGCTACTCCCAGGAGTACCCCATTGAAAGGGCCTACCGCGACGCCCGCATCAACCGCATCTTTGAGGGCACCAACGAGATCAACCGCCTCCTCATCCCGGGCATGCTCCTCCGCCGGGCCCTGAAGGGCCAGCTCCCCCTCCTGCAGGCGGCCAGCCGGCTTCAAAAGGAGCTTCTGGAGCCGAGCTTTGAGGAGCCCGAGGACCTCGAGCTCCACCAGGTCCAAAACCTGAAGAAGCTCGCCCTCATGGTGGCCGGGCTCGCCGTGCAGAAGTACGGCCAGGGGGTGGAGGAGGAGCAGGAGGTGCTGGGGGCGGTGGCCGACATCCTCATTGACGCCTACGCCGCGGAAAGCGCCCTCCTCCGGGCCAGGCGGCTTGGCGGGCTCGCCGAAGTCCTCGCCCGCATCTACCTGGCCCAGGCCCTGGACCGGGCCCAGGCGGGGGCGCTTTCCGTCCTGCCCCGCCTCGTGGAAGGGGACGAGGCCCGGGTGGTCTACTCCGCCGCCCGCAGGCTCACCAAGCGCGAGCCCTTGGACCTCGTGGCCCTGCGCCGCCAGGCGGCGGAGGCGGTGTTGGAGGCCGGGGGCTACCCCATCCCGCGCTGA